In Cicer arietinum cultivar CDC Frontier isolate Library 1 chromosome 1, Cicar.CDCFrontier_v2.0, whole genome shotgun sequence, one DNA window encodes the following:
- the LOC101491086 gene encoding probable E3 ubiquitin-protein ligase ZFP1, whose translation MDDGRGSNKRIRRNHQSSNALASSSNARHTNGVAQLRNNHNRMISENSLGQNFQPMPHLQVPNVNGSSLEGSSMGFQSYLQETISNRNGLRHPHPQPRAMPETTLAHRTLDPFGFVVFDGFALIDEEENLVDQYQDMRLDIDNMSYEELLALGERIGNVNTNLSMETIATHLMTKSYSPKPITINLEELPPDDQEDDACIICQASRQCHEKLLTTIVKARFYQASSNHSLFAKVNNQSFITLAIYVDDVILEGNDMSKFQSLKGFLHNKFGIKDIGALK comes from the exons ATGGATGATGGTAGAGGTTCAAACAAAAGGATTAGAAGAAATCACCAATCTTCTAATGCTTTAGCTAGTTCCTCTAATGCAAGACACACTAATGGAGTAGCACAACTTAGAAATAACCACAACCGTATGATTTCTGAAAACTCTTTGGGGCAAAATTTTCAGCCAATGCCACATTTACAAG TACCCAACGTAAATGGAAGTTCATTAGAGGGTTCAAGTATGGGTTTTCAAAGCTATCTTCAAGAGACAATTAGCAACAGAAATGGTCTCAGACATCCTCATCCACAACCAAGAGCCATGCCCGAGACAACTCTCGCACATCGAACACTCGATCCTTTTGGTTTTGTTGTCTTTGAT GGTTTTGCTTTAATTGATGAAGAGGAAAATTTAGTTGACCAATATCAAGATATGCGGTTGGACATTGACAACATGTCTTATGAG gAACTTCTTGCCCTGGGAGAGAGGATTGGCAACGTAAACACCAATTTATCAATGGAAACAATTGCAACTCACTTGATGACTAAAAGTTATTCACCAAAGCCCATTACTATTAATTTGGAGGAGTTACCTCCTGACGATCAAGAAGATGATGCATGCATAATATGCCAG GCTAGTAGGCAATGTCATGAGAAATTGCTCACAACCATAGTCAAGGCAAGATTCTATCAAGCTAGCTCAAATCATTCTTTATTCGCCAAGGTCAACAACCAATCATTCATCACACTAGCTATCTATGTGGATGATGTCATCCTGGAAGGAAATGACATGTCAAAGTTCCAATCCCTCAAGGGATTCCTACACAACAAATTTGGGATCAAAGATATCGGGGCCCTTAAATAG